In one window of bacterium DNA:
- the clpX gene encoding ATP-dependent Clp protease ATP-binding subunit ClpX, with protein sequence MDSMSTKKNENIKCSFCGRSSKEVDSIIAGPSVYICNNCVMSSVDILRSNSAAFTGRELGAKKSVRRPAELKKALDEYVVGQESAKKTLSVAVYNHYKRLESKQVFADTDVEIEKSNILLIGPTGTGKTLLAKTLARVLDVPFAIADATTLTESGYVGDDVESILVHLLQNAEYNVQRAEQGIIYIDEIDKIARKSENMSITRDVSGEGVQQALLKILEGSTVGVPPKGGRKHPEQPLITINTRDILFICGGAFDGLENIIQRRIGKNPVGFGSDMLTLNKAERQYILTHVEPEDLLRYGLIPELIGRLPVMSSLHPISKEGLLNILTQPKNALVKQYIKLFEMENVALEFDHAALEAIVEKALLRGTGARALRSIMERAMMEIMYNLPSKDAVTRCFITRDTIDNGAEPMYTMKEQKKTA encoded by the coding sequence CTGGATTCCATGAGTACAAAGAAAAACGAAAATATAAAGTGTTCATTCTGTGGCCGCAGCTCGAAAGAGGTCGACAGTATCATTGCCGGACCCAGTGTCTACATCTGCAACAATTGCGTGATGAGTTCGGTCGACATTCTTCGCAGCAATTCCGCGGCGTTCACCGGCAGAGAACTGGGTGCGAAAAAATCCGTCCGTCGTCCCGCAGAGCTGAAAAAAGCACTGGACGAATATGTGGTGGGACAGGAATCGGCAAAGAAAACGCTTTCCGTCGCCGTGTACAATCACTACAAGCGATTGGAGAGCAAGCAGGTGTTTGCCGACACGGATGTGGAAATCGAGAAGAGCAATATCCTGCTTATCGGTCCCACCGGCACCGGCAAAACCCTGCTGGCAAAGACACTGGCCCGCGTACTCGATGTCCCCTTCGCCATCGCAGATGCCACCACGCTGACCGAATCCGGTTACGTCGGTGACGATGTGGAATCCATTCTCGTGCATCTTCTCCAGAACGCGGAGTACAATGTTCAGCGCGCCGAGCAGGGCATCATCTATATCGATGAAATCGACAAGATCGCGCGCAAAAGTGAGAACATGTCCATCACCCGCGACGTGTCCGGCGAAGGCGTGCAGCAGGCGCTGCTGAAAATTCTCGAAGGATCAACCGTCGGTGTTCCGCCGAAAGGGGGACGCAAGCATCCCGAGCAGCCGCTGATCACTATCAACACGCGGGATATCCTCTTCATCTGCGGCGGTGCGTTTGATGGACTCGAGAACATCATCCAGCGCCGCATCGGGAAAAACCCGGTCGGCTTCGGTTCGGATATGCTCACACTTAACAAGGCCGAGCGGCAGTACATCCTTACCCATGTGGAGCCTGAGGACCTGCTGCGTTACGGACTCATTCCTGAATTGATCGGACGTCTCCCGGTGATGTCCTCCCTGCACCCGATTTCCAAAGAGGGACTGCTCAACATCCTCACCCAGCCGAAGAACGCCCTGGTCAAGCAGTACATCAAACTCTTTGAAATGGAAAACGTGGCCCTTGAATTCGACCACGCCGCGCTTGAAGCCATTGTTGAAAAAGCCCTCCTGCGCGGAACAGGAGCCCGGGCCCTTCGCTCGATCATGGAACGCGCCATGATGGAAATCATGTACAACCTCCCCTCCAAAGACGCCGTCACCCGCTGCTTCATCACCCGCGACACCATCGACAACGGTGCCGAACCCATGTACACGATGAAGGAACAGAAGAAGACCGCGTAA
- a CDS encoding helix-turn-helix transcriptional regulator, producing the protein MEDIKKMQADISKLEKDISLNQMAKRSGINYVTLMNIKKNKSKRVTDGVKKRWDDFVKAFTGGGVPATGVPAAKTPAKRGPKPGSKRATKKAGRKKAVKKAAAKKATKKAVARKAAAKKPGRKPGPKPGSKKKAVAAAPASVPSKLDFASPVLGNALDREIEIAEARLEYLKSLREIEDEFLKAVGRK; encoded by the coding sequence ATGGAAGACATTAAAAAGATGCAGGCGGATATCTCCAAACTGGAAAAGGATATCTCCCTGAATCAAATGGCAAAGCGCAGCGGCATTAATTATGTGACGCTGATGAATATTAAAAAGAATAAGTCCAAGCGCGTCACCGACGGTGTGAAAAAACGCTGGGATGATTTTGTAAAAGCCTTCACCGGTGGCGGCGTTCCCGCGACGGGAGTGCCTGCGGCGAAAACTCCTGCAAAGCGCGGACCGAAGCCTGGCAGCAAGCGTGCCACGAAAAAGGCCGGACGCAAAAAAGCGGTGAAAAAAGCGGCGGCGAAAAAGGCGACGAAGAAAGCTGTTGCCAGGAAGGCTGCTGCGAAGAAGCCGGGCAGGAAGCCGGGTCCCAAGCCTGGAAGCAAGAAGAAAGCCGTGGCCGCCGCCCCTGCATCGGTACCCTCGAAGCTCGATTTTGCCTCCCCCGTACTCGGCAACGCACTTGATCGTGAGATCGAGATTGCGGAAGCACGTCTCGAGTACCTGAAGAGTCTCCGCGAGATTGAAGACGAATTTCTGAAGGCCGTCGGCCGGAAGTAA
- the ggt gene encoding gamma-glutamyltransferase, which produces MKLAFTIIVLILATPLQAQNAGERVTANGGMVVSASAEASEAGAAMLRAGGNAVDAAVAVGFALAVSYPSAGNIGGGCYIVLRMADGREAAVDARETAPAAAHRDMYLDENGDVVTERSLYGPLAAGVPGSVHGLLTALEQFGTMSRSAVLRPALQLAEEGLPLHPRLARYLKMKRDDLSRFPETLEKFTRNGRNYEEREVWKQPALAHTLRLIEDHGNAGFYTGETARRIADAMERDGGLITLTDLASYRSIVRKPLRGSYRGYTILSMPPSSSGGVALLQMLAMLEHRTLVIPAKDDVPTAHYMIESMRRAFADRAMYLGDPAFYNVPLQRLLSRRYTDSLYNSIQANRATDNREMPHTLLPPKDGKQTTHYSVMDRWGNALSVTTTINSSFGSLYVVPGTGFLLNNEMDDFSARPGVPNQFGLLGGEANSIQPGKRMLSSMTPTIVMKDNNVVMLTGSPGGSTIITTVLQSILNMIDGDMPVDEAVTSPRFHHQWYPDIVRYEDDALSPSTRKALEVMGHHFKYEHEMGRCDAVIAYPDKNMMDGCSDPRGYGSAIGITF; this is translated from the coding sequence ATGAAATTAGCATTCACGATAATAGTTCTCATACTCGCTACACCTCTGCAAGCCCAAAACGCGGGGGAGCGGGTGACGGCAAATGGGGGAATGGTGGTATCCGCGAGTGCGGAGGCCAGCGAGGCGGGAGCGGCGATGCTGCGTGCGGGAGGAAATGCGGTGGATGCTGCGGTGGCGGTGGGCTTCGCACTGGCAGTGAGCTATCCATCCGCCGGCAATATCGGGGGTGGATGCTATATCGTGTTGCGCATGGCGGATGGACGAGAGGCGGCGGTGGATGCGCGGGAAACGGCGCCTGCCGCAGCGCACAGGGATATGTATCTCGATGAGAATGGGGATGTGGTCACCGAACGATCGCTGTATGGTCCACTGGCGGCGGGAGTGCCGGGGTCTGTGCATGGACTGCTGACGGCGCTCGAGCAATTCGGAACAATGTCCCGAAGCGCGGTACTGCGTCCCGCACTGCAGCTTGCTGAAGAAGGACTCCCCCTGCATCCGCGCCTTGCACGCTACCTGAAGATGAAGCGCGATGATCTGTCCCGCTTCCCGGAGACGCTGGAGAAGTTTACCCGCAACGGCAGAAACTATGAAGAACGTGAGGTTTGGAAACAACCGGCACTCGCGCATACGCTGCGGCTGATTGAAGACCATGGGAACGCAGGTTTCTATACAGGCGAGACTGCGCGAAGGATCGCGGATGCCATGGAGCGTGACGGGGGACTCATAACGCTTACGGATCTGGCCTCCTATAGAAGTATTGTTCGAAAACCGCTGCGGGGAAGTTATAGAGGATATACAATCCTTTCCATGCCCCCTTCCAGCTCCGGAGGAGTGGCGCTGCTGCAGATGCTCGCCATGCTGGAACATCGGACACTGGTGATTCCGGCGAAGGACGATGTTCCCACTGCGCACTATATGATTGAAAGCATGCGACGCGCATTCGCTGATCGTGCCATGTATCTGGGTGACCCTGCATTCTACAATGTCCCACTTCAGCGACTGCTCTCGCGGCGATATACCGACTCTTTATATAACAGTATTCAGGCGAACCGGGCGACGGATAACAGGGAAATGCCGCATACGCTGCTCCCTCCGAAGGATGGGAAGCAGACCACGCATTATTCGGTGATGGACCGCTGGGGGAATGCCTTGTCGGTGACGACAACAATTAACAGTTCTTTCGGGTCGCTGTATGTTGTGCCCGGAACAGGGTTTTTGTTGAATAATGAAATGGATGATTTCAGTGCGCGTCCGGGAGTGCCGAATCAATTCGGACTGCTGGGGGGAGAGGCAAACAGTATACAGCCGGGGAAACGGATGCTCAGTTCCATGACTCCGACGATTGTCATGAAAGACAATAACGTCGTGATGCTGACCGGGAGTCCGGGCGGCTCCACGATTATAACAACGGTGTTGCAGAGTATTCTGAATATGATCGATGGGGATATGCCTGTTGATGAGGCGGTGACGTCACCGCGATTTCATCATCAGTGGTATCCCGATATTGTGCGGTATGAGGACGATGCGTTATCCCCCTCTACGCGCAAGGCGCTGGAAGTGATGGGACACCATTTCAAGTATGAGCATGAGATGGGACGCTGTGATGCCGTAATCGCATACCCGGATAAGAATATGATGGATGGGTGTTCTGATCCCAGAGGGTACGGCAGTGCGATTGGTATAACTTTTTAA